GGCGATTATCTTAACCATCAAGATTCGGTATGTCTGGTCGAGTGGCCGGAGAAGGTCAGAGGAGCGTTAAGGAAGAGAAAAACAATGATTAAAATTACGCACCGCGGAAAAGAAAGAAGAATAATCGAAATAAAATAGACCCTCTGCCTGTCAGAGGGTCTATTTTGCTGAGCCTGTTAAGCAGCTGATTTTTTTTGTTGATGTAGCTCGCTTTGTTTTTTTAAATCCATTTTTTTACTTTTTAAAAAATTGGCAAAAAGGAGTTTGGTGCTCCGGAGATTATTTAAATCGCCCGCAAAGGTCATGTTTTCATTTAACTTTAAATCTTTAATCCATTTTGACTGCCCGAAATCAATAATCCAGTGGTTGCCGTCCTTATCGATCAATATATTTTCCGGTTTGATATCGCGATGATAGATTGTTTCGTTCAATTTTTTCAAATCAGCTTCAAGCTTTTCGAAGAAATCAAAAAAATTAAAAGTGGTCGGGATTTTTTCCAGCGAATCAGATTCCATAATGTCCCGCAGACAAAGGCCATCGATAGTATCCATAAAAGTGTAAATGTTTTTATTCTTTCCCTCGCCATCGATTACCAGTGCCCGCGGCGTCGGAACGTTAACGCCCATATCTTTGGCCACCTCCATAAAATCAAGCTCTTCGATAGGATCATTTTCGTCGCCCGAGTCAGCCTTATTTATTTTGACGCAATAGTTTGAAGAATCGGGCAACGTTAAAACCGAAGCGTAGTTCCCCTCGCCCAATTTTTTTCCCGACTTTTTTATTTTTTCGACGGTTTTTTCAATATGATCTTCATTGAAAATCGCCGTTTCCATTCGGCCGCCTTCTTGCTCGGTTTTATTTTCCGGATTTATGTAAAAAGTTTCCATATTGCTTATCAAAAAAAGGGGAAAAGCCTGGCTATCCCCTTTGTTATTTACCGATCATTTCCCTTTCCGACAAGGGGGTGTTACCGAGAATCTCGTCGCAGCGGACATAAACCGTTCCGCCGGCCAACTCGATTTTTTCTCCGCCATTATCGGTCGCTGAAAGTTCAATCCCGCTGTTACTAGACAGCGTGAGTTTAGCAAGCTCGCCGCTAAAAATCCTTTGCGCGGCTGTTTCCAATTCCTTTTTCATTTGATTTGAGATTTGGATTTTCATTTTATTTTCTCCTATTAGTAAAGATCATCCAGATAATCGAAAACACTATCATTATATCGGCTAAATTAAATACTGTAAAAAACTGCAGAGAAAAATAATCGATGACATAACCGTATAAGATACGATCGGTAAAATTAAGAATAGCACCCAATATTAATATTGTCAAGGGGAAGATGGCGCCAGAAATCGGAGCCAGGGCTGCTGAACGCTGAGCAGATAGTTTAAAAGAAAAAAATAATTTTAACCAATAAATCAATAAAATAAAAATTATTATGCCGATTATTGCCGTTAAAATCGGGCCGGAAAAAGGGATGGAGAAAGCGATGTAATAATTTTTGACGAAATTCAAAGTGAAGATA
Above is a window of Patescibacteria group bacterium DNA encoding:
- a CDS encoding serine/threonine-protein kinase; translated protein: METFYINPENKTEQEGGRMETAIFNEDHIEKTVEKIKKSGKKLGEGNYASVLTLPDSSNYCVKINKADSGDENDPIEELDFMEVAKDMGVNVPTPRALVIDGEGKNKNIYTFMDTIDGLCLRDIMESDSLEKIPTTFNFFDFFEKLEADLKKLNETIYHRDIKPENILIDKDGNHWIIDFGQSKWIKDLKLNENMTFAGDLNNLRSTKLLFANFLKSKKMDLKKQSELHQQKKSAA
- a CDS encoding signal peptidase II: MLSKSTNILSKKTVAFIILAVFFVLADRFLKALCLNGFFDRPIPIFGDIFTLNFVKNYYIAFSIPFSGPILTAIIGIIIFILLIYWLKLFFSFKLSAQRSAALAPISGAIFPLTILILGAILNFTDRILYGYVIDYFSLQFFTVFNLADIMIVFSIIWMIFTNRRK